Genomic DNA from Coffea arabica cultivar ET-39 chromosome 7e, Coffea Arabica ET-39 HiFi, whole genome shotgun sequence:
TAGTCCCAATTTTCTTTTGGCATTCTGGTTATCTTCAATTGACCTTTTGGTTCCTAATTGACCACTTTTATGATGGTAGATATGGAAACGCAAGAATTAAGAGTGAATCTAAAATCCCCTCCATCTCACAACCTGTCCCACAAGAAAATATTCCCTCTACCCCAATACTAGTAGCCTCCCTTCCTTTAGTAGTTTTCCCTACAAAATTGTGTCAATAATTAAAGATCACCCAATTGCCAGATTCTGAAAGTTAACTAATGATTTTGGGATATCCAAAGGATTCCATGTAAGTCAATCCTAATATCACCATATATGTTGGGAATATAGCAACTAGCAAGGCAGtcatttcatattttgataatcTGGATTGTAGATAAGCTCTTAATCCTTCCCCCCTTCAAGAGAAAACAACGTCCCTTGGGGGAGGATTTGACTCTCAATTTCTCCTAATAATTGAAGACTGTAGATCACAAACCAAAAGTGGCACCCTGTTAGATGTTTTTCAACACACataaagcaagaaaaataaGTGGATTGCTTCTATCTTTCAGTTGAAGCATTTGCCACCCAGTTCAGTTGACCCAGACAAATCATTTGAGTTGCAACATCAAATGACTACTAAATAACAGCAGAAACCAtgtaaatcaaattcaaagatATTGTTAATGGTGATGAGATAGAATATCATACCTCCAGAGCACCAAACAATGATTTTAACTCATTGGCATTAGATGCAAGCCTTTCCTCAACTAGATGAGTAATTTCTTGTAACACAGACTTGCATTCAGGACCAGCAGACTCACCAATCTGCAATAGGCAGAGCCATTAAACATATAAATAACAGCATGACTTACAAATGCATTAGAAAACACAAAACACCAATCTTTACCTGCTGATCAAATTCAGTGAAGTTGTAAACAGCAAGAACAACACCAGAGCTGGCAAGACTTCCACAAGTCAAGTGAGGAAACTTCAGACGAAACCAGGCACTAAGAGCTCCAGAATACGAAGCACCAAAGACAAACCATGGATTATCAGCTGCGGTCCTATTGAACCTGGCATTCAAGGATTTCTGCAAAAGTAGCAATGCGAAATCTTTcacaaaatagcaaaagaagACATCAAAACCAGGAAGAAAGTATGTGAAATAGTAAAGGTAAGTTTCTCAATCTTCAAGACAAGTAAAAATCCAACCTTTCGATTCCCTAAATACTAAAATAGCAAACAAACTAATTACTTAAAAGAAAACTAGAATCTAACCGATTCAGCAGAAGAGTTCACCTGATAATAATCACGGAAAACAGCTAAATCAAAAAGTGCCTGCTTTGAAGAAAGAAACCTCAGATTCTCAGTGGTCAAAGATTTGAAAGGGGAACTCTTCCCATAGTAACGATGCTCAGGAGACACCACTGCAGCTTCGAATTTCTTTGCCAAAACCTATCAGTCAGACAAATTAACTAAAGGGTTCACCATTTGTAAGAGGTTGGCTAACCAGGTGAAAAGTTCAGTTAATTTAGCAAATATAAATAGTGCCATGACCGCAAAAATATATTGTAGAAACACGAGGTTAATTACAGCGAGGTAATCATTGGATATCCCTCCGCATTCCGATTCACCGcagattttcaagaaaattggcCCGTCGGGAGCCCGAAAATGGTCTAGGAACTCATAGTAACGCTGTCTGAATTGCCGGTGATCCTACACAACAAATTCCATAGCAACCAGCAAAGGTAGATTACAATTTCTGAAACCAGAAATATATACGCAGAAGTACTACCACTAGTAGAATGTAAAGGGGTAAAGGAGACATTACATAAGGGGAGAAGTGATCGAGAGTTTGGTTGAACCAGAGAGCATCTCTGGTCAAGTATTTGCTGCTGCTGTTGCCACTGCTGAGGTGGTTGTTGCCGGAAGCCGTGATCGTGCGGTCAAAAATGCGTGATAAAATTCCGGCACCATCGGTAAAGGTTGGGGAAGACAGGAAGAAAATGAAGGTCGCGATGAGAAACAgcttctgctgctgctgctgctgctgcttcaTCACGATTGATGGCTCTTTTTCTAAGCTTGTGCCCTTTCACCAGTTTATGGAGCCTGGACTGGCTATTCAGCTTTTCTTTGTAATTAAGGTAGTATGATGTACGTATAAATA
This window encodes:
- the LOC113701799 gene encoding probable serine protease EDA2 isoform X2 — protein: MKQQQQQQQKLFLIATFIFFLSSPTFTDGAGILSRIFDRTITASGNNHLSSGNSSSKYLTRDALWFNQTLDHFSPYDHRQFRQRYYEFLDHFRAPDGPIFLKICGESECGGISNDYLAVLAKKFEAAVVSPEHRYYGKSSPFKSLTTENLRFLSSKQALFDLAVFRDYYQKSLNARFNRTAADNPWFVFGASYSGALSAWFRLKFPHLTCGSLASSGVVLAVYNFTEFDQQIGESAGPECKSVLQEITHLVEERLASNANELKSLFGALELKIDGDFMYFLADAAAIAFQYGNPDKLCTPLIEAKKAGEDLVNAYAIYVKEYYVKSFGANVETYNQQHLKNTAVNDDSADRLWWFQVCTEVAYFQVAPSNDSIRSSKVDTRYHLDLCKNVFGEGIYPDVDATNLYYGGTDIAGSKIVFSNGSQDPWRHASKQTSSPEMPSYIISCHNCGHGTDLRGCPQSPLVIEGDASNCSSPDAVHKVRQQIIEHIDLWLSQCRSSDDV
- the LOC113701799 gene encoding probable serine protease EDA2 isoform X3 translates to MKQQQQQQQKLFLIATFIFFLSSPTFTDGAGILSRIFDRTITASGNNHLSSGNSSSKYLTRDALWFNQTLDHFSPYDHRQFRQRYYEFLDHFRAPDGPIFLKICGESECGGISNDYLAVLAKKFEAAVVSPEHRYYGKSSPFKSLTTENLRFLSSKQALFDLAVFRDYYQKSLNARFNRTAADNPWFVFGASYSGALSAWFRLKFPHLTCGSLASSGVVLAVYNFTEFDQQIGESAGPECKSVLQEITHLVEERLASNANELKSLFGALELKIDGDFMYFLADAAAIANAYAIYVKEYYVKSFGANVETYNQQHLKNTAVNDDSADRLWWFQVCTEVAYFQVAPSNDSIRSSKVDTRYHLDLCKNVFGEGIYPDVDATNLYYGGTDIAGSKIVFSNGSQDPWRHASKQTSSPEMPSYIISCHNCGHGTDLRGCPQSPLVIEGDASNCSSPDAVHKVRQQIIEHIDLWLSQCRSSGRSSM
- the LOC113701799 gene encoding probable serine protease EDA2 isoform X1, with amino-acid sequence MKQQQQQQQKLFLIATFIFFLSSPTFTDGAGILSRIFDRTITASGNNHLSSGNSSSKYLTRDALWFNQTLDHFSPYDHRQFRQRYYEFLDHFRAPDGPIFLKICGESECGGISNDYLAVLAKKFEAAVVSPEHRYYGKSSPFKSLTTENLRFLSSKQALFDLAVFRDYYQKSLNARFNRTAADNPWFVFGASYSGALSAWFRLKFPHLTCGSLASSGVVLAVYNFTEFDQQIGESAGPECKSVLQEITHLVEERLASNANELKSLFGALELKIDGDFMYFLADAAAIAFQYGNPDKLCTPLIEAKKAGEDLVNAYAIYVKEYYVKSFGANVETYNQQHLKNTAVNDDSADRLWWFQVCTEVAYFQVAPSNDSIRSSKVDTRYHLDLCKNVFGEGIYPDVDATNLYYGGTDIAGSKIVFSNGSQDPWRHASKQTSSPEMPSYIISCHNCGHGTDLRGCPQSPLVIEGDASNCSSPDAVHKVRQQIIEHIDLWLSQCRSSGRSSM